From the genome of Kaistella daneshvariae, one region includes:
- a CDS encoding glucosaminidase domain-containing protein gives MKKIFFALSLIICAKFYAQTWKTDEQYIQKFAPYAVEEMEKYKIPASITLAQGLLETGGGQSRLALQGNNHFGIKCKDDWTGKTMSHTDDAPNECFRVYDDPRESYEDHSKFLAFRKYYVNLFKLDMTDYKAWAHGLKKAGYATNPRYAYILIDKIEKNRLYEFDKTNSKEVLYAILKMYPELKNDRIFMAQLDQSRVAAKPVTVKVPYEQVSYARQQKKVNELVDQAETLKSILIKSHPNGGKKFVIIPDDISLAAISKKFGISESRLMSWNELDGNQLQRNDILFLESKSSSGNVAKYTAKAGESMYDISQKFGIKLKKLYSKNRMDFGEQPRPGQLIYLQSKKPRR, from the coding sequence ATGAAAAAAATATTTTTTGCTCTTTCGCTGATTATTTGTGCGAAATTTTACGCCCAAACCTGGAAAACCGACGAGCAATACATCCAAAAATTTGCGCCGTACGCGGTAGAAGAAATGGAAAAGTACAAAATTCCGGCTTCAATCACTTTAGCGCAGGGACTTTTGGAAACCGGTGGAGGACAAAGCCGATTAGCGCTCCAGGGAAATAATCATTTCGGCATCAAATGCAAAGACGACTGGACGGGCAAAACAATGAGCCACACAGACGATGCCCCGAATGAATGTTTCCGAGTTTATGATGATCCGCGGGAATCCTACGAAGATCACTCCAAGTTTCTGGCTTTCCGTAAATATTACGTCAACCTTTTCAAACTCGACATGACGGATTATAAAGCCTGGGCGCACGGTTTGAAAAAGGCCGGCTACGCCACAAATCCGCGCTACGCTTATATTCTCATCGATAAAATTGAAAAAAACCGGCTTTACGAGTTTGATAAAACCAACTCTAAAGAGGTTTTATACGCAATATTAAAAATGTACCCGGAGCTGAAAAACGACCGCATTTTTATGGCGCAGCTGGACCAAAGCCGTGTTGCCGCCAAACCTGTCACGGTGAAAGTTCCTTATGAGCAGGTTTCTTACGCCAGACAACAGAAAAAAGTGAACGAACTGGTTGATCAGGCGGAAACTTTAAAATCTATTTTGATAAAAAGTCATCCAAATGGAGGTAAAAAATTCGTGATTATTCCAGATGACATCAGTTTGGCAGCGATTTCCAAAAAATTCGGCATCTCCGAAAGCCGCCTGATGAGCTGGAATGAACTGGACGGAAACCAGCTTCAGCGAAATGATATTTTGTTTTTGGAATCAAAATCTTCCTCCGGAAATGTTGCGAAATACACTGCCAAAGCCGGCGAATCGATGTACGATATCTCACAGAAATTCGGCATCAAGCTTAAAAAATTATATTCAAAAAACAGAATGGATTTTGGCGAGCAGCCGCGCCCGGGCCAGCTTATTTATCTGCAAAGCAAAAAACCGAGGAGATAA
- the hemL gene encoding glutamate-1-semialdehyde 2,1-aminomutase codes for MLYQRSSALFDEAYQYIPGGVNSPVRAFKSVGGVPVFMKSAQGAYLTDVDDNQYIDYINSWGPAILGHTHPEVLEALKKQAENGFSFGTPTELETEIAKLIVENVPNIDQIRMVSSGTEACMSAIRLARGFTGRNKFIKFEGCYHGHSDSFLIKAGSGAATFGNPNSPGVTPGTAKDTLTAKYNDIEQVEDLFRLNEGEIAAIIVEPVAGNMGCVLPENNFLQKLRALCDENGALLIFDEVMTGFRLAFGGAQEVYGVKADLVTFGKVIGGGLPVGAFAGRNEIMDHLAPKGAVYQAGTLSGNPLAMRAGLTTLEVIKNDESFYENLNKTTETLDFEIGKILNAKGIEHKINRKGTMMSVFFHTNSVSNFDDAANANHALFNNFFHQLLANGIYLPPSGFETWFISAAIQEKEISKTLEVIQKFEYA; via the coding sequence ATGTTATACCAAAGAAGTTCAGCGTTATTCGACGAAGCTTATCAATATATTCCGGGTGGTGTAAATTCGCCTGTCCGCGCTTTTAAATCCGTTGGCGGCGTGCCTGTTTTTATGAAATCTGCGCAAGGCGCTTACCTTACTGACGTTGATGATAATCAGTATATTGACTACATCAACTCGTGGGGACCCGCCATTTTGGGACATACGCACCCTGAAGTGTTGGAAGCTTTGAAAAAGCAGGCTGAAAACGGCTTTTCTTTTGGAACACCCACAGAACTAGAAACCGAAATCGCAAAACTGATTGTGGAAAATGTACCGAATATCGACCAGATCAGAATGGTTTCCTCCGGTACCGAAGCCTGTATGAGCGCAATTCGTTTGGCGCGTGGTTTTACGGGTCGAAATAAATTTATCAAGTTTGAAGGTTGCTACCACGGACATTCCGATTCTTTTTTAATTAAAGCGGGAAGTGGTGCGGCAACTTTTGGAAATCCCAATTCTCCGGGTGTAACGCCGGGCACGGCAAAAGACACTTTAACTGCGAAATATAATGATATTGAGCAGGTTGAAGATTTATTCCGCCTGAATGAAGGTGAAATTGCCGCAATTATTGTGGAGCCTGTTGCCGGAAATATGGGTTGCGTTTTACCGGAAAATAACTTCCTTCAAAAATTACGTGCTTTATGCGACGAAAATGGCGCTTTGCTGATTTTCGATGAAGTGATGACCGGATTTCGCTTGGCTTTCGGTGGTGCGCAGGAAGTTTACGGCGTAAAAGCAGATTTGGTGACCTTCGGAAAAGTGATCGGTGGAGGTTTACCGGTGGGCGCTTTTGCGGGACGAAATGAAATTATGGATCATTTGGCGCCGAAAGGAGCAGTGTATCAGGCGGGAACTTTAAGCGGAAACCCGCTGGCAATGCGCGCAGGTTTGACAACGTTAGAAGTTATTAAAAATGATGAAAGTTTCTACGAAAATTTAAATAAAACCACCGAAACTCTTGATTTTGAAATCGGTAAAATTCTGAATGCTAAAGGAATTGAGCATAAGATCAACAGAAAAGGCACAATGATGAGTGTATTTTTCCATACCAATTCTGTTTCTAATTTTGATGATGCAGCAAATGCCAATCACGCTTTGTTCAATAATTTCTTCCACCAGCTTTTGGCAAACGGGATTTATTTGCCGCCAAGCGGTTTTGAAACGTGGTTTATTTCGGCCGCAATTCAGGAAAAAGAAATCAGCAAAACTTTAGAAGTGATTCAAAAATTTGAATACGCCTAA
- a CDS encoding NADH:flavin oxidoreductase/NADH oxidase: protein MLYTPIKFRNLELQNRWVMSPMCMYSCENGLPNDFHFVHYSSRAQGGTGLLIVEATGVVPEGRITHKCAGLWNDEQAEGFKKIIDFIHQNSTTKVGIQLGHAGRKASTWNGKQLSLEEGWQTVAPSEIPYAEGERIPHALTVPEIKKLVQDFRDSARRALDAGFDLIEIHAAHGYLIHQFLSPLSNVRTDEYGGSFQNRIRFLVEIVEAVNELLDENHPLFVRISGTEYAENGWDIGESVELAKILKTKNVDLIDVSSGGNIHGAKITLFDGYQVPLSAQIKKEAGIKTGAVGLIKTAEFAEEILEKEEADLIFVAREILRNPYLAIQGSFDADAQCDFPVQYERARI, encoded by the coding sequence ATATTATACACTCCGATTAAATTTAGAAATCTGGAACTTCAAAACCGTTGGGTAATGTCGCCGATGTGCATGTATTCTTGCGAAAACGGTCTGCCCAACGATTTTCATTTTGTACATTACTCCAGCCGCGCGCAGGGCGGAACGGGACTTTTAATCGTGGAAGCAACGGGCGTTGTGCCTGAAGGCCGAATCACACATAAATGTGCCGGGCTCTGGAATGATGAGCAGGCGGAAGGATTTAAAAAAATTATCGATTTTATCCACCAAAATTCTACCACAAAAGTTGGTATTCAGCTGGGTCACGCCGGAAGAAAAGCTTCTACCTGGAACGGTAAACAACTTTCTTTGGAAGAAGGCTGGCAAACCGTAGCACCATCGGAAATCCCCTACGCCGAAGGTGAAAGAATTCCGCATGCACTGACAGTACCAGAAATTAAAAAACTGGTCCAGGATTTTCGAGATTCAGCGCGCCGGGCCTTAGATGCAGGTTTTGATTTAATTGAAATTCACGCAGCGCACGGCTATTTGATTCATCAGTTTTTATCACCATTATCGAATGTGAGAACCGATGAATACGGCGGCAGCTTCCAAAACAGAATCCGCTTTCTGGTGGAAATCGTAGAAGCTGTAAATGAATTGCTGGATGAAAATCACCCGCTGTTTGTGCGGATTTCCGGGACGGAATACGCTGAAAATGGTTGGGACATCGGAGAAAGTGTAGAACTGGCGAAGATTTTAAAAACGAAAAATGTTGATTTAATCGATGTTTCCAGTGGTGGAAATATTCACGGTGCGAAAATTACTTTGTTTGATGGTTATCAGGTTCCGCTTTCAGCGCAGATTAAAAAAGAAGCTGGAATAAAAACGGGCGCCGTAGGTTTGATAAAAACCGCCGAATTTGCTGAAGAAATCCTGGAAAAAGAAGAAGCTGATTTGATATTTGTAGCACGTGAAATCCTACGAAATCCTTACTTGGCAATTCAGGGATCTTTTGATGCTGATGCACAATGCGATTTTCCCGTGCAATACGAGCGCGCAAGAATTTAA
- a CDS encoding YciE/YciF ferroxidase family protein, translated as MKRDIPMTESNPNTTTSKLEIFFLQSLCEMYHAENMIAEEFRQIESKINCPKLHKILTGHFGIHVKHQSRLQKFFQIRGETLTPKTSYTMKAIMEEASAHLSHFSDDIRNWEFTLVLVAQKFAHYKIAAYSTLAQLAIKLNYPKLATLLAVSVQEEEEFLANNLCEIYASFLNSSGDS; from the coding sequence ATGAAGCGTGATATCCCAATGACAGAGAGCAATCCCAATACTACCACTTCCAAATTAGAAATCTTCTTCTTACAATCTCTTTGCGAAATGTACCACGCCGAAAACATGATCGCTGAAGAGTTCCGCCAAATAGAAAGTAAAATAAACTGTCCCAAACTGCATAAGATACTTACCGGTCACTTTGGTATTCATGTAAAACATCAAAGCAGACTGCAGAAATTCTTTCAGATCCGCGGCGAAACCCTGACTCCTAAGACATCATACACCATGAAAGCGATCATGGAGGAAGCATCCGCACATCTTTCACATTTTTCCGACGACATTAGAAATTGGGAATTTACCCTAGTTTTGGTGGCGCAAAAATTCGCGCATTATAAAATTGCGGCATATAGCACGCTGGCGCAGCTGGCTATCAAGCTAAACTATCCGAAATTGGCCACGCTTTTGGCTGTAAGCGTACAGGAAGAAGAAGAATTTCTTGCCAATAATCTATGTGAGATTTACGCTTCTTTTTTAAATTCCTCCGGAGATTCCTAA
- the cdd gene encoding cytidine deaminase: MQKEHTITFESIDSYAELSEMEKTLFDKAMASRKTAYAPYSDFTVGCAILLENGEIITGSNQENAAYPSGLCAERTTIFYTGANFPDLKIKKLFVIGAPRNASTSIPIPPCGACRQAILEYEAKQKEEIEIYFASLGGAIYKTKSIRELLPFSFDASYL; this comes from the coding sequence ATGCAAAAAGAACATACAATAACGTTCGAATCCATTGACAGTTACGCGGAACTGAGTGAGATGGAAAAAACACTTTTCGATAAAGCAATGGCCTCACGTAAGACCGCGTACGCCCCATATTCCGATTTTACGGTAGGCTGCGCAATCTTACTTGAAAATGGCGAAATTATCACCGGCAGCAACCAGGAAAATGCAGCTTATCCGTCGGGTTTATGCGCGGAAAGAACAACTATTTTCTACACTGGGGCCAACTTCCCCGATCTAAAGATCAAAAAACTTTTTGTGATTGGAGCGCCCAGAAATGCTTCAACTTCAATCCCGATTCCGCCGTGCGGAGCTTGTCGACAGGCAATTTTAGAATATGAAGCCAAGCAGAAGGAGGAAATTGAAATTTATTTCGCCTCACTAGGTGGTGCGATTTATAAAACAAAATCCATCCGCGAACTGCTTCCGTTTTCGTTTGATGCCTCCTATCTTTAA
- a CDS encoding Ppx/GppA phosphatase family protein, with protein MRIAAIDIGSNAARLLINEVTKPKKGKPQFTKLNLLRIPLRLGMDVFSTGKIGPEREKMITDSMKVFSDLMKIYKVEHFRACATSAMRDAKNGQEIIKKVQESSGISIEIISGDEEAGLVFENHVADSLDKSCAYLYIDVGGGSTELMFYENGEMAYEKSFNIGTIRLLNGLVTEDLWKQMKEEIRKNINSTKPIVGIGSGGNINKIFSMSKTKDGKPMSSAFLKKYYKEMKELSVAERMSKFSIREDRADVLVPALQIYNNVMAWSEIEKIFVPKISVADGLIHSIYENLQKK; from the coding sequence ATGAGAATTGCCGCTATTGACATCGGAAGTAACGCCGCCCGACTTTTAATTAATGAAGTAACGAAACCTAAAAAAGGAAAACCGCAGTTCACCAAACTGAATTTGCTGCGAATACCGCTGCGCCTTGGAATGGATGTTTTTTCCACCGGAAAAATCGGACCCGAACGCGAAAAAATGATCACCGATTCCATGAAAGTTTTCAGCGATCTGATGAAAATTTATAAGGTGGAACATTTTCGTGCTTGTGCGACCAGCGCAATGCGCGATGCTAAAAACGGCCAGGAAATCATCAAAAAAGTGCAGGAATCGTCGGGAATTTCTATTGAAATCATTTCGGGTGATGAAGAAGCAGGTTTGGTTTTTGAAAATCACGTTGCTGATTCCCTCGACAAAAGCTGCGCTTATCTTTATATTGATGTTGGCGGCGGTTCAACAGAACTTATGTTCTACGAAAACGGCGAAATGGCGTATGAAAAGTCGTTTAACATCGGCACAATCCGTTTGCTGAATGGTTTGGTGACGGAAGATTTGTGGAAGCAGATGAAAGAAGAAATCCGGAAAAACATCAACAGCACCAAGCCAATTGTCGGAATTGGCTCGGGCGGAAACATCAACAAGATTTTTTCGATGAGCAAGACCAAAGACGGAAAACCGATGTCCAGCGCGTTTCTGAAAAAATATTATAAAGAAATGAAGGAACTTTCGGTGGCGGAACGCATGAGCAAATTCAGTATTCGTGAAGACCGTGCTGATGTTTTGGTGCCGGCTTTACAGATTTACAACAACGTAATGGCGTGGAGCGAAATCGAAAAAATATTTGTTCCGAAAATTTCTGTTGCCGATGGTTTGATCCACAGCATTTATGAAAATCTGCAAAAAAAGTAG
- a CDS encoding metallophosphoesterase family protein has protein sequence MKILLLSDSHSYLDDRILDYAKNADEIWHCGDFGNLEIIEKLEKIKPLRGVYGNIDGTEIRKIFSEVSRFTVENVEVLMIHIGGYPGKYTPLANAEIEAKKPQLFISGHSHILKAMYDQKNKLLHLNPGAVGKVGWHQMRTMMRFEINGDQIENLEIIELGKK, from the coding sequence ATGAAAATACTTTTGCTTTCCGATTCACACTCCTATTTAGATGACCGAATTTTAGATTATGCAAAAAACGCGGATGAAATTTGGCACTGTGGCGATTTCGGAAATCTGGAAATCATTGAAAAGCTGGAAAAAATAAAACCGTTGCGAGGCGTTTACGGGAACATCGACGGAACAGAAATCCGCAAGATTTTTTCTGAAGTTTCGCGGTTTACGGTAGAAAATGTAGAAGTTTTAATGATTCACATCGGCGGTTATCCTGGAAAATACACACCATTGGCAAATGCAGAAATTGAGGCTAAAAAGCCGCAACTTTTTATTTCGGGGCATTCGCATATTTTAAAAGCGATGTACGACCAAAAAAATAAATTACTTCACCTGAATCCCGGCGCTGTCGGAAAAGTGGGCTGGCACCAGATGCGGACCATGATGCGTTTTGAGATAAACGGCGACCAGATTGAAAATCTGGAAATTATAGAACTCGGAAAAAAATAA
- the truA gene encoding tRNA pseudouridine(38-40) synthase TruA, whose product MRYCIEFSYSGKNYFGFQIQPGEISVQEVLEKALSTILREKVKITGAGRTDTGVHAKKMFAHFDFEKELSENFSYQMNSFLPKDVAVKRIFRVKDDFHARFDATFRTYEYFISLEKNPFTQDSAWQMWKRKLDVEKMNEACKFLFQHEDFTSFSKLHTHNKTNNCKIFSAFWEQNNSELKFTISADRFLRNMVRAIVGTMVEIGNGKLQPEDLNRIIEEKNRNSAGTSAPAQGLFLVDVGYDF is encoded by the coding sequence ATGAGGTATTGTATTGAGTTTTCGTATTCGGGAAAAAATTATTTTGGCTTTCAAATCCAGCCGGGAGAAATTTCGGTTCAGGAAGTTTTGGAAAAGGCTTTATCGACGATTTTACGCGAAAAAGTAAAAATTACGGGCGCTGGACGCACCGATACGGGCGTGCATGCAAAGAAAATGTTTGCGCATTTCGACTTCGAAAAAGAACTGAGCGAAAATTTTAGCTATCAAATGAACAGTTTTTTGCCAAAAGATGTGGCGGTGAAAAGAATTTTTCGGGTTAAAGATGACTTTCACGCAAGGTTTGATGCGACTTTCCGGACGTATGAATATTTTATTTCGCTGGAGAAAAATCCCTTTACCCAGGATTCCGCGTGGCAAATGTGGAAACGCAAACTGGACGTTGAAAAGATGAATGAAGCGTGTAAATTTCTTTTTCAGCACGAAGATTTTACCAGTTTCTCCAAACTTCACACCCACAACAAAACCAATAACTGCAAGATTTTTTCCGCCTTTTGGGAGCAAAATAATTCAGAATTAAAATTTACCATTTCTGCTGACCGTTTTTTGCGGAATATGGTGCGCGCAATTGTGGGCACCATGGTCGAAATCGGGAACGGAAAATTGCAGCCTGAAGATTTAAACCGGATTATCGAAGAAAAAAACCGTAATTCCGCCGGAACTTCAGCGCCGGCGCAAGGATTGTTTTTGGTAGATGTGGGATATGATTTTTAG
- a CDS encoding ABC transporter ATP-binding protein has translation MKKQSTWEIIKRLFVIGMKFRSWFLLTLAISIVLSVISTYRPYLTMLIVDTDIIQLRDKGLMMKHIYILIALVFGETILNFFLVYFSNFISQNVIRDIRERLYHKLIYFRTSFFDKTAIGQLVTRAVGDVETIATVYTDGFLMVFGDILRIVFVLIMMFQVDVHLSYISLVILPLMVVITRFFQKRLKKAFGDERTWTANQNSFVQERLSGMSIVQVFNREEAEFKKFDDINITLKSALLKTVFIFSLFFPVVELISSLFIGFILLYGGFITIKAGAVIAFIQYISMLIRPLRQIADRFNNIQRGIVGAERVLGVMDEDFAMPNTGTIAKSQFEGKIEFRDVHFSYDEKQEVLKGISFKVNPGETVAIVGATGAGKSTIISLITRLYDVNSGQICLDDVDLKKYELYNLRSHIGVVLQDVFLFHGSIYENLAFGDESVTLEKIKKVAKDIEVDEFIESLPGGYGYVVRERGSSISLGQRQLLSFLRAYLSDPKILILDEATSSIDHESEKLIQRATEKITKNRTSIIIAHRLSTIENADKIIVMDQGKIVEEGKHEELLAQNGYYSTLYRAQLKVEVEAE, from the coding sequence ATGAAGAAACAATCGACCTGGGAAATAATTAAGCGGCTTTTTGTAATCGGGATGAAATTTCGGTCCTGGTTTTTGCTTACGCTGGCGATTTCAATTGTTCTTTCGGTTATTTCTACCTATCGGCCGTACCTCACGATGCTGATTGTGGATACAGACATCATTCAGCTGCGCGACAAAGGGTTGATGATGAAACACATCTACATCCTGATTGCGCTGGTTTTTGGTGAAACAATTCTGAATTTTTTCCTGGTTTATTTTTCCAATTTTATTTCGCAAAACGTTATCCGCGATATTCGTGAAAGATTGTATCATAAACTCATTTATTTCCGAACTTCTTTTTTTGATAAAACTGCGATTGGTCAGCTTGTAACGCGGGCTGTCGGCGATGTGGAGACCATTGCTACTGTGTACACCGATGGGTTTCTGATGGTTTTCGGTGATATTTTACGTATCGTTTTCGTTTTGATTATGATGTTTCAGGTGGATGTTCACCTGAGTTACATTTCGCTCGTGATTTTGCCTTTAATGGTGGTGATTACCCGGTTTTTCCAGAAACGGTTGAAAAAGGCTTTTGGTGATGAAAGAACATGGACCGCAAACCAGAATTCTTTTGTGCAGGAAAGACTTTCCGGAATGTCTATAGTGCAGGTTTTTAACAGAGAAGAAGCGGAGTTTAAAAAATTCGACGATATTAATATCACGCTGAAAAGCGCTTTGCTGAAAACGGTTTTCATCTTTTCGCTTTTTTTCCCCGTTGTAGAGTTAATTTCTTCGCTTTTCATTGGTTTTATACTGCTTTACGGCGGTTTTATTACCATTAAAGCCGGCGCGGTAATCGCCTTTATTCAATATATTTCAATGCTGATTCGTCCGCTGCGGCAGATTGCGGATAGATTTAATAATATTCAGCGCGGAATCGTCGGTGCAGAAAGAGTTTTGGGCGTAATGGATGAAGATTTTGCCATGCCGAATACCGGAACAATTGCGAAATCTCAATTTGAAGGAAAAATAGAGTTTAGAGATGTTCATTTTTCTTACGACGAAAAACAGGAAGTTTTAAAAGGTATCAGCTTTAAAGTAAACCCGGGTGAAACAGTAGCCATTGTCGGTGCCACCGGTGCGGGAAAATCTACCATCATCAGCTTAATAACGAGATTGTATGATGTGAATTCGGGACAGATTTGCCTGGATGATGTCGATCTAAAGAAATACGAACTTTATAATTTGCGCAGCCACATTGGTGTTGTTTTGCAGGATGTGTTCCTTTTCCACGGAAGTATTTACGAAAATCTGGCTTTCGGTGATGAGTCCGTGACGTTGGAAAAAATAAAAAAGGTTGCTAAAGATATAGAGGTTGACGAGTTTATCGAAAGTTTGCCCGGCGGTTACGGCTACGTGGTTCGCGAGCGCGGTTCTTCGATTTCGTTAGGACAAAGACAATTGCTTTCTTTCCTGCGTGCTTACCTTTCAGACCCCAAAATTTTAATTCTGGATGAAGCTACGTCCTCCATTGACCACGAAAGTGAAAAGCTTATTCAGCGTGCCACAGAAAAAATTACCAAAAACAGAACTTCCATTATCATCGCGCATCGACTTTCCACCATCGAAAATGCTGATAAAATTATCGTCATGGACCAGGGAAAAATTGTAGAGGAAGGAAAACACGAAGAACTATTGGCGCAAAACGGTTATTATTCCACCCTTTACCGCGCGCAACTGAAAGTGGAAGTGGAGGCGGAGTAG
- a CDS encoding aldehyde dehydrogenase family protein, whose protein sequence is MDINNKLQTAQKTFETWKNVPFPEKQKLLAEMAKILDSEAENFGKIITTEMNKPITQSIAEIHKCALMIRYYADAENILQPNKIETEFRISEIQYVPKGVILGVMPWNFPFWQALRFAVPAILAGNTVVLKHASICFGSGNAIEDVFLKAGFPKGVFQNLEIGHAEVKKVLENPIVKGVSLTGSEKAGGEVAAIAGKNIKKSLLELGGSDGFIVLDDADFQKAAESGANSRLANCGQACNAAKRFIIQKNIEEEFLPIFINEYQQYVAGDPFNKETNLAGMARPDLADDLEKQYEKVLENGAEIILPLKRISENEFIPGLIKVNSENPILQEELFGPLGMVMIADDDQHAVTLANDVPFGLSDSVWTNDKNRQQFFIDNLQSGSISINKSSSSDPRLPFGGTKSSGYGTELSLVALKEFVNVRTVVGN, encoded by the coding sequence ATGGACATCAATAATAAATTACAGACCGCGCAGAAAACTTTCGAAACCTGGAAAAATGTTCCGTTTCCGGAAAAGCAAAAATTGCTTGCTGAAATGGCAAAAATTCTGGATTCAGAAGCGGAAAATTTCGGAAAAATTATCACCACCGAAATGAACAAACCCATCACGCAGTCCATCGCGGAAATTCACAAATGCGCTCTGATGATTCGCTATTACGCGGACGCAGAAAATATTCTTCAACCTAATAAAATCGAAACAGAGTTCCGAATTTCTGAAATTCAATATGTTCCGAAAGGTGTTATTCTGGGCGTTATGCCGTGGAATTTTCCTTTTTGGCAGGCGCTTCGATTTGCAGTTCCCGCAATTTTAGCCGGAAATACGGTCGTTCTAAAGCATGCTTCCATTTGTTTCGGCAGCGGCAATGCCATCGAAGATGTATTTTTAAAGGCCGGTTTTCCGAAAGGTGTTTTTCAAAACCTGGAAATTGGTCACGCGGAGGTGAAAAAAGTTTTGGAAAATCCCATTGTTAAAGGAGTGAGTTTAACCGGAAGCGAAAAAGCCGGCGGTGAAGTCGCCGCGATTGCCGGAAAAAATATTAAAAAATCTTTGCTGGAACTGGGCGGCAGTGATGGTTTTATCGTTTTAGATGACGCAGATTTTCAAAAAGCTGCAGAAAGCGGCGCCAATTCGCGACTCGCAAATTGCGGACAAGCCTGCAATGCCGCAAAACGTTTTATCATCCAGAAAAATATTGAAGAAGAGTTTCTGCCAATTTTTATTAATGAATATCAGCAATATGTCGCGGGTGATCCTTTCAATAAAGAAACCAATCTCGCGGGAATGGCACGCCCTGACCTCGCGGATGATTTGGAAAAACAATACGAAAAGGTGCTGGAAAATGGTGCTGAAATTATTTTGCCGCTAAAGCGAATTTCTGAAAACGAATTTATTCCGGGCTTAATTAAGGTAAATTCCGAAAATCCCATTTTGCAGGAAGAACTTTTCGGCCCGCTTGGAATGGTGATGATCGCCGATGATGATCAGCACGCGGTAACTTTGGCGAATGATGTTCCGTTTGGTTTATCAGATTCTGTCTGGACGAACGACAAAAACAGGCAGCAGTTCTTCATCGATAATTTGCAATCCGGCAGCATTAGCATTAATAAAAGTTCGAGTTCTGATCCGCGCTTGCCTTTTGGTGGCACAAAATCTTCCGGGTACGGCACGGAACTTTCTCTCGTCGCGTTAAAGGAATTTGTAAACGTCCGCACGGTTGTTGGGAATTAA
- the gcvH gene encoding glycine cleavage system protein GcvH: protein MNAPAELKYTKDHEWVRIEGNTATIGITDFAQGELGDIVFVDVDSVDDELSAGDVFGSVEAVKTVSDLFLPLSGTVTEFNSELEDQPELLNTDPYGAGWIIKLEIKDDADRSELLTAEEYQASLG from the coding sequence ATGAATGCACCGGCCGAATTAAAGTACACCAAAGACCACGAGTGGGTTAGGATTGAAGGTAACACAGCAACCATCGGGATTACCGATTTTGCGCAGGGCGAATTGGGCGATATTGTTTTCGTAGATGTAGACTCGGTTGACGATGAATTGTCGGCGGGTGACGTTTTCGGAAGTGTGGAAGCTGTGAAAACAGTTTCTGACCTTTTCTTGCCGCTATCTGGAACAGTTACTGAGTTCAACAGCGAGCTTGAAGATCAACCGGAGTTATTAAATACCGATCCGTACGGAGCTGGCTGGATTATTAAACTGGAGATAAAAGACGATGCCGACCGCTCGGAATTATTAACGGCTGAAGAATACCAGGCTTCACTTGGATAA
- a CDS encoding VanZ family protein, with the protein MPIYWAFLTYMLLRPGVENMEFPFMFSGIDKILHLSIFALLGFCFMCAFPRIKFSYFLQIMIIYGLLTEILQDEMGFGRSLEFLDLVADTVGVLMGYWIFQQLKKVSF; encoded by the coding sequence TTGCCCATTTACTGGGCATTTCTTACTTATATGCTTTTACGTCCGGGTGTAGAGAACATGGAATTTCCTTTCATGTTCAGCGGAATTGATAAGATTTTACACCTGAGTATTTTCGCGCTGTTGGGCTTTTGCTTTATGTGTGCGTTTCCGCGGATTAAGTTTTCCTATTTTTTGCAGATTATGATTATTTACGGTTTGCTCACCGAAATCCTGCAGGACGAGATGGGATTTGGCCGCTCGCTTGAGTTTTTAGATCTCGTCGCTGATACTGTTGGCGTGCTGATGGGCTACTGGATTTTTCAGCAGCTAAAAAAGGTTTCTTTTTAA